The genomic segment TTCTTTAGAGCCTTTTGTTGAGCCAGACAAAAATTTGTAACCAGTTGTTGTGTCCATAAACACTACTTCTTGGTACTTAGGATGGATATTTTGTTTCATCGTTAGAATTTCCTTTCTGCCTTGGACTGTTTGCCAGACCAAAGTTGTACGAATACTTAAACATTTTATCAAATTCATCATAAAATTTCAAGTAAAAATTTTTATTTGTCAAGAAAAAAACTTTACATCTTCTTTTAACATTATATTTTTATACTTTTATACTAAGCTTCTACCTTAAATGTATCCATGAGATCCATAAAATCATCGAAAAGATAACTTGCATCATGTGGACCAGGTGCTGCATCTGGGTGAAATTGAACAGAAAAAGCAGGGAAACGACGATGTCTTACTCCCTCAACAGAGTTATCATTGATTTCCACATGAGTAATCATCAAATCTTCTGGTAAGTTTTCACCATCCACTGCATAACCATGATTTTGTGAAGTAAAATCAACGCGTCCTGTAGCAATTTCACGAACTGCATGGTTAAATCCACGATGTCCAAACTTCATCTTATAAGTTGTGGCACCATTTGCTAAGCTAAACAGTTGATGACCTAAGCAAATTCCAAAAATGGGAATTTTTCCTTGAATCCCACGAATCATCTCTATCGCCTCCGGAACATCTGTAGGATCCCCAGGTCCATTTGTCAGCATGACTCCATCTGGATTCATATCTAAAATTTCATCAGATGTTGTATTATATGGAACAACTGTGATGTTACATTGACGCTTTGAAAGTTCCCGTAAAATACTATGTTTAAGTCCAAAGTCTACAACAACAACTTTCCTCCCTGTATTTGGTGAAGGATATGCCGTTGTTGTACTACTGGTTTCGACTTGATTCGTTGGTAATACGGTAGCTTTTAGTTGACTCATTTGATGTTCTACTTCGTCTTTTGCTTGAACAAGAGCTGCTTTCATCGTTCCGTGTTCGCGAACAATCTTTGTGATTGCTCGCGTATCTATACCTGAGATACCAGGGATATTTTTTGCTTTAAGAAACTCATCAAGAGACATTTGCATCCGCCAATTCGAAGGACGACGCGCTGCTTCATGAACAACTATTGCCTTACAAGTCGGGTGGATAGATTCGTAGTCATCACGATTCACACCATAATTACCAATAATTGGATAGGTAAACGTTAGAATTTGCCCATTGTAAGATTGATCGGTGATTGATTCTTGGTAACCTGTCATCCCAGTACTAAAAACCAGCTCTCCCGTTACATCAAGGTTTGCCCCAATCGCCTCTCCCTCAAAAATTGTGCCATCTTCCAAGATTAAGAGTCTCTTGCTCATCATTATCTCTTTTCTGTTCTTATTTTCCGTATTTGAAGTGATTATAGTCACCTGCTTCACACTAACTAGCTTCAGCAATGTGTGTCATGCCGTTCATTATGAAGTTTGAAATATCATCTGACTAATCAAGGTTTCACTCATCCACCCAATTAGAATTCAAGTCTATTATTCTACATTTAGATATTATGCAAGACACAATTTAATTTCTAAGTATAAGGAGATGAAATTAAATGATATTGCCTTACTTTATAAGTACACTTATATTAGACTATTGTTTCTAAGTTAGAACTTATTGCTCCCGAAATGCTTGCACCTACAACTTTTAGATTTTTTTCTTGTTTGATTTCATTTTGTTTTTGCATGATTGCCTCAAGAATTGCCATACGTGTGTAAACACCATTGCTCATTTGTTGAACAATACGACTTTGTGGACTTTCAACTAAATTATCCGAAATTTCTACATCACGGTTTACTGGTGCTGGATGCATGATGATTGCCGTTGGTTTAAGCAATCTAGCTCTTTCTTCAGTCAAACCAAATTGTCTATGATAAGATTCTTTTGAGAAAACTTCTCCACTTGAGTGGCGTTCATGTTGAACACGTAGTAACATATGAACATCCAGTTCAGGAAGGATACGGTCAAGGTTGGCATAATGTCCGTAGGCATCAAATTCTTCACTGTACCATGCTGCTGGACCTGTGAAATAAAGCTTCGCTCCCAATTTTTTAAGCATCATCATGTTTGATTTTGCAACACGTGAATGTGTCAAATCACCAGAGATTGCAATTTTTAAACCTTCAAATCTGCCGAATTCTTCATAAATCGTCATCAAGTCAAGTAAACATTGGCTTGGATGTTGACCTGAACCATCTCCACCATTGACAATGGCACAAGTGATATTTTCAGAATTGACAAGTTCTTCATAGTAATGTTCGACACCTGAGCGGATAACGCAAACTTCAACACCTAAAGCACACAGTGTCAATACTGTATCATAAAGTGTTTCTCCCTTGCTGATTGAACTGGCTTGGGCATCAAATTCAAGGACGTCCAATCCCAGTTTTCGTTCAGCAATATGGAAACTGTGGTGAGTTCGTGTACTGTTTTCAAAGAATAAATTTGAGGCAAAAGTCTGTTTAGGTAGATTAAATTCTGCTGTACCTGATTTATGGGCCTGCGCTCTTTTGATTAATGCCATCACTTCTTCAGTACTTAGATTTTCCATTGTTGTGAGGTTTGACAAACTTACTAATCCGTTTTTTACTGACATATTAGGTCTCCTTTACCCTAACTGAGCGCTCTCGGTCGCTACAGTTTGTTTTGACAATTTTGATTTGATTATATTTGATGCTGTCAGTACACTGACAGACTTATCAACTGCACTGATAAAACTTTTATTTGCCGATTCAATGTTTGTGTTAGGCGCATTGAACTGACAGAGTTATCGCCAGCTTATTGTTCACTGACATCTTTTGGTAAAACTAGATTCAAGACAATCCCAAGAATCGTTGCAATGGCTACTGATGAGATTTGCAGATTTTGCGTAATATTGATAATCATACCGCCAATCCCAATGACTAGAACAACTGAGCTGATAAGAAGGTTGCGCTTAATATCAAAGTTTACTTTATTTTCTACTAAAATCTTTAAGCCCGATGCTGCGATAACACCGAAGAGTGCAATGGATGCTCCACCAATCACTGGCGCTGGAATAGATTGCAGTAACGCTGTAATCTTACCGACAAACGAAACAACTACAGCGAGAACTGCCGCTCCTGCAATAACATAGATAGAGTGAATCTTCGTAATTGCCATTACTCCAATATTTTCACCGTAGGAAGTTACTGGCGGCGCACCGAGGAAACCAGCGATAATCTGTGCGACACCATCACCACTCAGTGTTTTTTCAAGTCCTGGCTCTTGGAAGTAATCTTTCTTTGTTAGAGAATTTAGAACCATGATGTGTCCAAAATGTTCAGTCATTGTGACAAATGCAATGGGTGCCATTGTCAAAATAGCCGATGGATAAAATGCCCAATGATAACTTACAAAAGGAATGACTACTGGTGGAAGGTCAAGCCACTTTGCGTGAGCGAGTCCAGTAAATGAAACGATATCTGAACCAGTAATTTTTCCAATAATAATCGCTGCAACATAACCTGTAATAATCCCAAGTAAGATAGGTACAACAGAAAGAAAACCTCTTCCATAAATACTATAAATTACAATTGCTAACACTGTAATCAAAGCAATGATGATATAAGATAAGCTATATCCTGTCTGCGCTCCTGCATTGGTATACATTGCATCATTAATTGCAGTTGGAGCTAATGAAAGTCCAATGACCATAACAATTGGTCCTACCACAATCGGTGGTAAAACTTTATCAATCCAGCCTTTACCTGCAAACTTGACGATGAGAGCTACCACTAAATAAACTAAACCACCTGTCATTGCTCCTTGCGCAATTGCAGGCATTCCTCCATTTTTCATCAGTAGTGTCATCGCACCAATATAGGCAAATGATGACCCCATGTAAGCAGGAACTTTAAACTTCGTCACACTCATGTGAGCTAAGGTACCAAGCCCAGAACTCAGTAAGGCAATGGCCGGATTGATACCAACAAGAATCGGCACCAAGACGGTTGAGCCAAACATAGCAAAGAGGTGCTGGAAGGAAAGCCCAAACCACTGTCCTGCTCCTGGTTTTTCGTCTACTTTCAAAATAATATCGTTATCGTTCAATTTTTTCTCCTGTCAGTAACTTCTTAATGCTGTCAGTATACTGAAAGCTTTGTTAGTATGCTAACAGAGCTTTCTTACACCGATTCAATGCTTCTGTCAGGTACATTGAACTGACAGACTTTTATCAAAACTTAACGTTCAATCAAAATGCTATCAGTACCATCGTGTTCTGACATTTGTACGATAATTTCTTCTTCGCGAGCAGTTGGAATATTTTTCCCTACATAGTCTGCACGAATAGGTAATTCACGGTGCCCTCTATCTACAAGGACAGCTAATTGCACACGTGCTGGACGACCAATTTTTACCAGACCATCAATTGCGGCGCGAATTGTACGTCCTGTATAGAGCACATCATCAACGAGGATAATGTCTTTACCTGTGATATCTACATCAATGTCTGTGGTATCTTTTTCTGCTTGCTTATCATCACGAAATGGTCGTGTATCAAGCTCTCCAAAAGGAATCTCAAGCCCTTCAAGTTGTTGCAGGCGTTCCTGAATCCTTTTTGCCAGATAAACACCCCTTGTCTTGATTCCAACAAGAACCAACTTATCCAAATCTTTGTTACGCTCAATGATTTCATAAGTAATCCGTGTAATCGCACGTTTCATTGTGATTTCATCAATAATTTCTTTTTTTGCCATCTTTAACTCCTTTGCTTTAAGAGGTGAATCCTGTTGATTAAGACGCTCGCTAAAACTTTATTCAAGCTCTAGCACTTCGACAATTTTTTACAGTTTGATTTGTAAAAACAAAAATCCTGCATCCATCAGAATGCAGGTATAGTATCAGAAAATGGACGCTGTCCACCGTTTTATTACTTTGTTATTTTCTGACCTTGCCTGCCTCTCTGGACAACCTTAAAGGTTTAAAATATTATAGCAAATTTATATTTTTTTGTCAAAGATATTTTGATAAAAGTTTGTCAGTACTGACAGAAAATATTTTGCTAATCATAATACCCGTCAGCGACCATCAATTCAATCAAGCGCTTAATAAATTCATCGCTTGTTTGACTTCTTCGCAAAAAATTCACATGATATTCTTCAACAAGTATTTCAATAATTCTTGGAAATATACGATTAAAATCATGTGAATCTGCTGGATTTATCGCCATCGCCAGAATCAATTTTATTGACTGTTCATCCCAGTAAAGCGGCTGAACTGGTTTTAATACAAGAAATCCAGTTTTCTTTCCTTCGTATCTGATGGTATGAGGAAGTGCGACACCGCTTGTAAAGGCAGTCGATGCCATTTTTTCCCTCTCAAATAATCGTTGGGTATAATGATGATCAGTAAATCCCTTTTCGAAAAACCACTGTCCAATGAAGCTGAACACTTCTTCTTTTGATTCTACTTTTTCCAGTGCTATGCACGCTTCTTTTTGAATTAATTTTGGTAAAAATTCTTCTAAAAAGTGTAAATAACGCTTTTGTTTGGTGCGTTCAATTCCTTTGCGAATTCTTACGAAATCACGTTCTCTTAAAAATTCTTGGATAAAAACGACTTCTGCATCATAATCGAAAAATTTTTTCTCTGACGAAATAATAAACTCAACGCTGTCAGTATTTTTTATTTCGTCAGCACTGACAAAAAGTAATTCATCACCAAAGCGTGATTCCAATAAGACTTGAATCTGATTTTCTCTCTCTAAATAGTCTGAGCCAACAAGCAAAGTATGAATTTTTTCCGCATTTTTCTTTTGCTCATCCAAAAAAGAACCAATATGCAACGCCAAAAAAGCAATTTCATCCTCAGCAATCTCAATTTTCAAATCCGTTGCGATCAACGAAGACAAATATACTGCAACATCAAACAAAGCAGGATAACGCATCTTAATCTCTAAGGCACTCAGATTTCGCTTAACTTTTTTATTTTTTACTCGATTATAAAGATTTTGAGTATGAAGTAACAGACGATTTAAAAACTGTTGGTCAGTAAAATCAATCAGGAATACACTACTTAATTCTTCCAATGCCCGATGAAGACTAGCCGAAACATTTTTTGACACATAATTAGAAACTTCAACTTCACGATGCCCTCGCTCGCCATCGCATAACAAAGCCAGCTCAAACTTATCCTCCTGCGCCAGCTCAAGATGATAGTGATCAAAAATAGACTCTGCAATTTTTTCAATCATTGGCAAAGATGGACTTGAAAACACCTTAGACTCATCCTGCCATTTCTGATTAAGTACAATAATCAGGTGCAAAATAAAATTCTGAAAAAAATATTGATTCACATGAAAATTAAATTCGTCAAAAACCTGCTGACAGATTTCTGTCAGCACTGACAACGGAATTTCTCCTAAAAATTGCTGCATTTCACCTTCCAGAGAAGGTGCATCACCATTTTTCTTACGAATGAGTGTCATGATAAGTAGCCGTTTCGCCTCTTGAGTCCCTGTCAAATAATAGCGAAACTCATGCTGCTTAATCATCAATTGATAATCCTGCATTAACTCTTGCAACGCTGACATATCCTGACGAATGGTTGATTCCGACACCAAAAGCTCCTCTGCCAAATCAAATAAATCTACTCCATCGTCACCTTTTTGCAGTAAATAACGTAAAATAGAAAATCTGCGCCCATCCACCGATTCATCCACTTTTGGCACCTCAAAATACTGCCAATTATATCGGTAGCCCTCCCGACTACTTTCCACCAAATCAGGCACATCATCATTAAGTTGTTTCACATAATACCTGATGCTTCGATTTGTGACACCTAATATTTTTGCTAAATCCGAACTCGAAACAAACTGCTCCTTCTTCTGATTTTTTAGATAATCTAAAAGAATTTCTTTCTTTTTCATCCTATTATCCCATTTTCATCATTTTCACAGTAAAATACCTGTCTATCCTATCTTTTGACATCCATACAAATTTATTCCAGCTATTTCGGAACTCTTAAAATCTTATTTCACAGCCTTTGAGTACCAACAATTTGGACACCCTCTCTTACAATCATACCAAGTCAAGCTCAAAAAGGAGTTTAAAAACTCCTTAAATTTCTGCTCCATTTGTTTCGATTACTTTTTGATACCAAGCAAAGCTGTCTTTTTTCAAACGCTTATGTGAGCCATTTCCTTCGTCATCAATATCAACATAGATGAAACCATATCTTTTTGACATCTGTTGAGAAGAACAGCTCACAATATCAATCGGACCCCACGCACAGTAAGCAATGACCTCTGCTCCATCATAAATAGCACGTCCTACCTGCTCAATATGGGCCCCCAGATAATCCGAGCGATAACCATCATGAACCTTTCCACTCACGAGCTCATCATACATTCCAAAACCATTTTCAGCAATCAAAATAGGTTTTTGATAACGATCCCAATATTGTGATAACGTGTGATATAATCCCTTCGAATCAATATTCCACCCCACGGATTAGCCTCCAAATGTGGATTTGTTGTAATGTCATACGGAATATAATCATTTTTGTCTGCATCAACCATTTGAGAGAAGTAATAAGAGATAGCCAGATAATCCATTGGATTTTCCCGTAAAAGCATAAGTTCTTCATCCGTCATGTTAATCTTTAAATCATGCGCTTTAAAGTAATTTAAAGCAACTTGTGGATATTCTCCTCTAAACTGCACATCCGTAAAAAGATACTGCATCCTGTTATGCCATAAAGCAAGCGTGACATCGTCTGGTTTACAAGAAGCAGGATAAGCTGTTCCATCTGCGACCATTGTACCAACCTGCAAATTTGGATTGTTAAGTGTTTTGGCATATTGTTGAATCATACTAGAAGCAACCATTTGATTATGAACAGCTTGATACTCAGCTTCTTCAATATTTTCATACTGATTACTACAAATTCCAAGTGACAAGAAAGGCTCCACCTGAATCATATTAATTTGATTAATAACAATCCAATACTTCACTTTTTGACCAAACCGCTCCAGTAACACTTTACCATAACGAACAAACAACTCAATTACCGCTTTATTCGTCCATCCTCCATACTCCAAAGTTAAATGAATCGGCATTTCATAATGGAGCATTGTGATAATAGGTTCCATACCTACTTCACGAATTTTGTCAATCATTTTTTCGTAGTGTTCTAGTGCTGCTTCATTTGGCAGCATTTCATCTCCATTTGGAAAGACTCTCGACCAATCAATAGAAGTACGAAAAGCTTTCATCCCAGTTTCAGCAAGCATTTCTAAATCTTTTTCATAGCTATTATAGAAATCAATCCCGTGACGTTTAGGATAAAAATGCTCTGTATCCAAAAGTGCCTTCTTCACTTGCTCAATTTTCATTCCTTCTTGCTCAAGTTGTTGAATTTCCATATTATCTAAGCCTTTAAGATAAGGTTGAACATCCGATGAATTAGGCTTCTTTCCGTCTTGAGTGTATGCTCCATCTGCTTGAGATGCTGCTTGTGCTCCCGCCCACAAAAATCCTTCTTTAAAATAAGGGTATTTATTTTTTCTCACATTAATCCTCCTCGTCTTCGGCCCATTCTAAATCTTGTTGGACTGCTTGCTTATCATAAACTTTAAAAAATGGATAGTAAATTATCCATGAGATGGCAAAGATTGCCAATACAAAGATAACTCCCGCAATAGATTTCGTAATTATCCACCCAGCAATAGGTGCTGGTGTGTACCACATTTGAAAAGGTTGCGATGGAATAGGAACAAGGTGAAGTTTCATTGACAACCATAACAATATTGGAGTAATTAAGCCAGTAATCCAAAATGGAATCATCAATATTGGATTAAACGCTATTGGAGCACCGAAGACAAGAGGTTCATTGATATTAAATACTGATGGAACAAGTGCCGCTTTCCCAATCATACGTAAACGTGATGATTTAGCAAGAAAAGCCATCATAATACACAATGCTAATGTCGCTCCGCCACCACCAATTAAAATTAATGTTGTAGCCTCTACAGTGAAAATATTTGTAGGTACTTGTCCCGCAGCAACAGCTGCTTGGTTTGCAGCAATACCAGGAAGCTCAATCGCATAAATTACAGGAGTCAATACCCAACTTGAAATACCAAAAGAATATAAGAATGAAAATCCAAGGAACATTAATATGGTCAGACCCCAGAAACTTTGTCCCAAATTAATCAGCGGACTGAATAATGAGTTAATTCCTGCATATAAGTTAAAGTGAAGTTGGAAAGTAAATAACCAACCTACTAGAAGAATAACGATAATTGGCAGCAAAGTGTTAAACCAAATTGCCACAAAGTCTGGAAGCCCCGAATCCTCCCCAATAAAATTAAATTTCGTAAATAGATTCATGATAAAGGCAACAAATAAACCTGCAATTAACGCTGCAATCATACCGCCTGTACCAAACGAATTACTATCAAAAGTAATCGCACCTGTCGTTGCATTTAATTTAGGATAAATCAAGATTAAGAAAAATGCTAATCCCGCCAATCCTGCTTGTTTCGAGATTTCAACATGATTTTTATGTTTCATCACTGAATTTGGAATCAAATATGAAAGAAAAATTGAGAAGAGTCCAAATGAAAAAGTACCAATCATTGAAAAATCTGGAAAACCCTTGACGTAAATATTGACAAGGCTCAACACTGTAGCAAATGAACCAATCAAAATCATTGGCATTGCTGCCATAATTGCCTCTTGAATAGCTGCAATCCAAGCATTTTTTGCAAACTTATTTACTTTTGGTGCAAAACTGTCGGTCATCCAGCCCATAAAGTTGTTCATATCATTTTTCCTCCAATCGTTTGTAGAGCTTGATAATTTCCTTGACAAGATTGTACTCTGTCTTTACAGTCATTACATGGTCTTGGGCATGACCAAATAATGAAGAATAAGGAATTTCAATCCCTTCTGCTTCTTTTTGTATGGTTGAGGTTTGAGCATGATGCGCCTCTATAAGCTCATCATTTGCTTGTTTCATGAGTTGATTTGCTTCGTCAAATTGCCCTTCTGCTGCTTTATTTGCAGCTTGAAAGATAAAATCACGTGCGTTCCCCGCATGGAGAATCGTACTCATTGAAACTATTGCTAACTCGTCACGATCTACGATTTCTTTTTCTTCCATCAGTCTTCTCCTTCAAACTGTTTTAGAGCAAATTGGACTAATCCTTTACCATCTAACGCTCCGTAGACACGCTGTGGGATAATGTTATATTTGACATGATTTGTTTCACAAAGTTCCTTGACTTCATCAATCATGTACTTTAAATGAGGAGCAACGAGAAGTAAATCAATGTCGGGTAAGGAAGCTTCAACCTCTGTTTC from the Lactococcus allomyrinae genome contains:
- a CDS encoding carbamoyl phosphate synthase small subunit codes for the protein MSKRLLILEDGTIFEGEAIGANLDVTGELVFSTGMTGYQESITDQSYNGQILTFTYPIIGNYGVNRDDYESIHPTCKAIVVHEAARRPSNWRMQMSLDEFLKAKNIPGISGIDTRAITKIVREHGTMKAALVQAKDEVEHQMSQLKATVLPTNQVETSSTTTAYPSPNTGRKVVVVDFGLKHSILRELSKRQCNITVVPYNTTSDEILDMNPDGVMLTNGPGDPTDVPEAIEMIRGIQGKIPIFGICLGHQLFSLANGATTYKMKFGHRGFNHAVREIATGRVDFTSQNHGYAVDGENLPEDLMITHVEINDNSVEGVRHRRFPAFSVQFHPDAAPGPHDASYLFDDFMDLMDTFKVEA
- a CDS encoding uracil-xanthine permease family protein, which translates into the protein MNDNDIILKVDEKPGAGQWFGLSFQHLFAMFGSTVLVPILVGINPAIALLSSGLGTLAHMSVTKFKVPAYMGSSFAYIGAMTLLMKNGGMPAIAQGAMTGGLVYLVVALIVKFAGKGWIDKVLPPIVVGPIVMVIGLSLAPTAINDAMYTNAGAQTGYSLSYIIIALITVLAIVIYSIYGRGFLSVVPILLGIITGYVAAIIIGKITGSDIVSFTGLAHAKWLDLPPVVIPFVSYHWAFYPSAILTMAPIAFVTMTEHFGHIMVLNSLTKKDYFQEPGLEKTLSGDGVAQIIAGFLGAPPVTSYGENIGVMAITKIHSIYVIAGAAVLAVVVSFVGKITALLQSIPAPVIGGASIALFGVIAASGLKILVENKVNFDIKRNLLISSVVLVIGIGGMIINITQNLQISSVAIATILGIVLNLVLPKDVSEQ
- the pyrR gene encoding bifunctional pyr operon transcriptional regulator/uracil phosphoribosyltransferase PyrR; the protein is MAKKEIIDEITMKRAITRITYEIIERNKDLDKLVLVGIKTRGVYLAKRIQERLQQLEGLEIPFGELDTRPFRDDKQAEKDTTDIDVDITGKDIILVDDVLYTGRTIRAAIDGLVKIGRPARVQLAVLVDRGHRELPIRADYVGKNIPTAREEEIIVQMSEHDGTDSILIER
- a CDS encoding BglG family transcription antiterminator, whose protein sequence is MKKKEILLDYLKNQKKEQFVSSSDLAKILGVTNRSIRYYVKQLNDDVPDLVESSREGYRYNWQYFEVPKVDESVDGRRFSILRYLLQKGDDGVDLFDLAEELLVSESTIRQDMSALQELMQDYQLMIKQHEFRYYLTGTQEAKRLLIMTLIRKKNGDAPSLEGEMQQFLGEIPLSVLTEICQQVFDEFNFHVNQYFFQNFILHLIIVLNQKWQDESKVFSSPSLPMIEKIAESIFDHYHLELAQEDKFELALLCDGERGHREVEVSNYVSKNVSASLHRALEELSSVFLIDFTDQQFLNRLLLHTQNLYNRVKNKKVKRNLSALEIKMRYPALFDVAVYLSSLIATDLKIEIAEDEIAFLALHIGSFLDEQKKNAEKIHTLLVGSDYLERENQIQVLLESRFGDELLFVSADEIKNTDSVEFIISSEKKFFDYDAEVVFIQEFLRERDFVRIRKGIERTKQKRYLHFLEEFLPKLIQKEACIALEKVESKEEVFSFIGQWFFEKGFTDHHYTQRLFEREKMASTAFTSGVALPHTIRYEGKKTGFLVLKPVQPLYWDEQSIKLILAMAINPADSHDFNRIFPRIIEILVEEYHVNFLRRSQTSDEFIKRLIELMVADGYYD
- a CDS encoding PTS sugar transporter subunit IIC — translated: MNNFMGWMTDSFAPKVNKFAKNAWIAAIQEAIMAAMPMILIGSFATVLSLVNIYVKGFPDFSMIGTFSFGLFSIFLSYLIPNSVMKHKNHVEISKQAGLAGLAFFLILIYPKLNATTGAITFDSNSFGTGGMIAALIAGLFVAFIMNLFTKFNFIGEDSGLPDFVAIWFNTLLPIIVILLVGWLFTFQLHFNLYAGINSLFSPLINLGQSFWGLTILMFLGFSFLYSFGISSWVLTPVIYAIELPGIAANQAAVAAGQVPTNIFTVEATTLILIGGGGATLALCIMMAFLAKSSRLRMIGKAALVPSVFNINEPLVFGAPIAFNPILMIPFWITGLITPILLWLSMKLHLVPIPSQPFQMWYTPAPIAGWIITKSIAGVIFVLAIFAISWIIYYPFFKVYDKQAVQQDLEWAEDEED
- a CDS encoding PTS lactose/cellobiose transporter subunit IIA, with product MEEKEIVDRDELAIVSMSTILHAGNARDFIFQAANKAAEGQFDEANQLMKQANDELIEAHHAQTSTIQKEAEGIEIPYSSLFGHAQDHVMTVKTEYNLVKEIIKLYKRLEEK
- a CDS encoding PTS sugar transporter subunit IIB; this encodes MTKQVLLTCGAGASSGFMAAAARKAAKKLGADIEVKAKSETEVEASLPDIDLLLVAPHLKYMIDEVKELCETNHVKYNIIPQRVYGALDGKGLVQFALKQFEGED